One window of the Paenibacillus beijingensis genome contains the following:
- the bioD gene encoding dethiobiotin synthase, which translates to MKAGGLESGSEWGREWNRERGDEPRQEWSGDGQLERSRERDRESSFEREQERSGDGERERGCGGRGRRLRGIFVTGTDTGVGKTVVTAALAAALRAEGLQAGVWKPVQSGAPLGRGETDAERLLQAAGIGERPEAVAPFTFAAPLTPMLAARQEGVTLTLDAIVAAGAPLADRYEALLVEGAGGVAVPLTEEALVADLIAQLALPTLIVARSGLGTINHTLLTAALLRSRGVPVAGVILNDSGPTDPQEDPSVATNAELIERYGGLKVLGRFPRVRDIANTEALVQAVCEHIDLTAVKEALAFPDKWI; encoded by the coding sequence ATGAAGGCGGGCGGCTTAGAAAGCGGAAGTGAATGGGGCCGGGAATGGAATCGCGAACGAGGCGATGAACCGAGACAGGAATGGAGCGGTGACGGGCAGCTCGAACGGAGCCGCGAGAGGGATCGCGAATCGAGCTTTGAACGGGAACAGGAACGGAGCGGTGACGGGGAACGCGAACGAGGCTGCGGCGGAAGAGGAAGGCGGCTGCGCGGGATCTTCGTAACAGGGACCGACACCGGCGTCGGCAAGACGGTCGTGACGGCGGCGCTCGCCGCCGCGCTGCGCGCCGAAGGGCTGCAGGCCGGCGTCTGGAAGCCGGTGCAGTCGGGCGCGCCGCTTGGCCGCGGCGAGACCGATGCCGAGCGGCTGCTGCAGGCGGCAGGGATCGGCGAGCGGCCGGAGGCGGTGGCGCCGTTTACGTTCGCGGCGCCGCTGACGCCGATGCTGGCCGCCCGGCAGGAAGGCGTCACCTTGACGCTGGATGCGATTGTCGCTGCGGGCGCGCCGCTGGCTGATCGTTACGAGGCGCTGCTCGTCGAAGGCGCGGGCGGTGTAGCCGTGCCGCTGACCGAAGAAGCGCTCGTGGCGGATCTCATCGCGCAGCTGGCGCTGCCAACGCTGATCGTGGCCCGCTCCGGGCTCGGCACGATCAACCATACGCTGTTGACGGCGGCGCTGCTGCGAAGCCGCGGCGTTCCGGTAGCAGGCGTTATTTTGAATGACAGCGGGCCTACCGATCCGCAGGAAGATCCGAGCGTCGCTACGAATGCGGAACTGATTGAGAGGTACGGCGGCTTAAAAGTGCTCGGGCGATTTCCCCGGGTGCGCGATATTGCCAATACGGAAGCGCTCGTGCAGGCGGTTTGCGAACATATTGATTTAACGGCGGTAAAAGAAGCGCTTGCCTTTCCGGACAAATGGATTTAA
- the nikA gene encoding nickel ABC transporter substrate-binding protein, which translates to MSKRYHILILFILSAVLLAACSSTPAPSEGQTKKKSVNLLFNFAASSLDPHVDTSYVSLRAGITETLVHLNDTSLTIEPWLAESWESRDGQLWTIKLREGVTFHNGKSMDGAAVKASLERAMKDSLAVKNALRIQSIAANAHTLTIKTEVPFPEFPSELVHPNTSIIDVTDANYVKKPVGTGPFAVASFTPRTAVDLVRYDGYWNGAAKLDSARFSFNEDANARSLALQSGTADIVFRPEVETLSNLEAIPGVKVESTSTFRVHQMTMNLERKALQDIHVRKAIDALINRQAIVDTILRGHAEAATGPFPSTFSFAPDYPDKKSGLDAARAHLEEAGYTEVNGVMQKNGEPLTLKLLTYSARADLPLIAQVFQSDAKKLGIDVQIQLIEIPEEYMAAKRDWDLATYSNLTAPRGDAGYYLNATYHPNGALNFSGADNDHLTALIDKLNATVGQEKRSVIAEQIAKYVDEQVYNSFVLHPNTLVAYKSDKVLNWVTSRSEYYMLTNELDVK; encoded by the coding sequence ATGTCGAAGAGGTACCATATATTAATTCTGTTCATCTTATCCGCGGTTCTGTTGGCAGCTTGTTCTTCTACGCCTGCACCTTCCGAAGGACAAACGAAGAAGAAGTCCGTGAACCTGCTCTTTAATTTTGCAGCGAGCTCGCTTGATCCTCATGTGGACACCAGTTATGTGTCGCTTCGTGCAGGGATAACGGAAACATTGGTACACCTTAATGATACAAGCTTGACGATCGAGCCTTGGCTGGCGGAAAGCTGGGAAAGCCGGGATGGCCAACTGTGGACGATTAAGCTGAGAGAAGGCGTTACGTTCCATAATGGCAAATCTATGGATGGGGCCGCTGTTAAAGCGTCTCTGGAGCGGGCCATGAAAGACAGCCTTGCGGTAAAGAACGCCCTCCGCATTCAATCCATCGCGGCAAATGCCCATACGTTGACGATCAAAACCGAGGTTCCGTTTCCCGAATTTCCATCGGAATTGGTTCATCCAAACACTTCCATTATTGACGTAACGGACGCGAATTATGTGAAAAAACCGGTCGGAACAGGGCCGTTTGCCGTCGCTTCCTTTACGCCGCGGACAGCAGTCGATCTCGTTCGGTATGACGGTTACTGGAACGGAGCCGCAAAACTGGACTCCGCCAGATTTTCGTTCAACGAAGATGCCAATGCCCGCTCCTTGGCTCTTCAATCGGGAACCGCCGATATCGTGTTCCGCCCTGAAGTCGAAACGCTTTCCAATTTAGAAGCGATTCCGGGCGTGAAAGTGGAGTCCACCTCGACGTTCCGCGTGCACCAAATGACGATGAACCTGGAACGGAAGGCGCTGCAGGACATTCATGTCCGCAAAGCGATAGATGCGCTTATCAACCGGCAAGCGATTGTGGACACCATTTTGAGGGGACATGCCGAAGCTGCGACGGGGCCTTTCCCGTCTACCTTCTCGTTTGCGCCGGACTACCCGGACAAAAAGAGCGGACTGGACGCGGCAAGAGCTCATCTGGAAGAAGCAGGCTATACGGAAGTGAACGGGGTGATGCAAAAAAACGGCGAACCGCTCACCTTAAAACTGCTGACGTACAGCGCGCGCGCCGACTTGCCCTTAATTGCACAAGTGTTTCAATCCGATGCGAAGAAGCTCGGAATCGACGTGCAAATTCAGTTGATCGAAATTCCGGAAGAATATATGGCGGCCAAACGGGATTGGGATCTGGCCACGTACAGCAATTTAACCGCGCCTCGCGGCGATGCGGGCTACTATTTGAACGCGACGTATCATCCGAACGGCGCCTTGAATTTCAGCGGTGCGGATAATGATCATTTAACCGCTCTTATCGACAAGCTGAACGCAACGGTAGGACAAGAAAAGCGGTCGGTCATTGCGGAACAGATTGCGAAGTATGTCGATGAACAAGTGTATAACTCGTTTGTGCTGCATCCGAACACGCTCGTCGCTTACAAGTCCGACAAAGTTCTGAACTGGGTGACGTCCCGGAGCGAATATTACATGCTGACGAATGAATTGGATGTGAAGTAA
- the nikB gene encoding nickel ABC transporter permease → MFRILSRRFIEVAVFLLVITFISFLFVRLAPGDPVLTILNVDDVSVTQEQVEALREQLGFNDPLLVQYGRWLFDFARLDFGNSYITNQPVMEMIAGGLPATLELSFGALIVMLLAAIPLGSLGALYRGSWIDQISRGVSLLGAAVPSFWLALIFIDLFAVRWGVLPPMGRDSIVSALLPSLTLGLAITGVYVRLLRSSLLDALSNEFIRAARSRGLSEMRIFFAHAFRSSLPPVMTVFGMSLGSLIGGVVVIEVIFAYPGIGKMVVDSIRSRDYPVIQGYMLIMAIIVFVVNSAVDLSYRYLNPEMRIKERKNISWR, encoded by the coding sequence ATGTTCCGGATTTTAAGCCGGCGATTTATCGAGGTTGCGGTCTTTCTGCTGGTCATCACCTTCATCAGCTTTCTGTTTGTGCGTCTCGCTCCCGGCGATCCGGTGCTGACCATTTTAAATGTCGATGACGTATCGGTGACGCAGGAACAAGTGGAGGCGCTGCGTGAGCAATTGGGGTTTAACGATCCTTTGCTCGTGCAGTATGGCCGCTGGTTGTTTGACTTTGCAAGACTTGATTTTGGCAACTCCTATATTACGAATCAGCCCGTGATGGAAATGATTGCAGGCGGACTGCCGGCAACGCTTGAACTGTCATTCGGCGCCCTGATTGTCATGCTTCTGGCGGCGATTCCGCTTGGCTCGCTCGGCGCTCTGTACCGGGGAAGCTGGATCGACCAGATCAGCCGGGGCGTATCGCTGCTCGGCGCTGCCGTCCCGAGCTTCTGGCTGGCGCTTATTTTCATCGATTTGTTTGCGGTACGGTGGGGGGTACTTCCTCCGATGGGCAGGGACAGCATCGTTTCCGCTTTGCTTCCTTCTCTTACGTTAGGACTTGCCATCACCGGCGTTTACGTTCGTTTATTGCGTTCGAGCCTGCTCGACGCGCTCAGCAATGAATTTATACGGGCGGCAAGATCGAGAGGATTGTCGGAAATGCGGATTTTTTTCGCACATGCCTTTCGCTCTAGTCTTCCGCCTGTTATGACCGTATTCGGGATGAGCCTCGGCAGCTTGATAGGCGGCGTTGTCGTGATTGAAGTGATTTTCGCTTATCCGGGTATCGGCAAAATGGTCGTTGACTCGATCAGGTCGCGGGATTACCCGGTCATCCAAGGTTATATGCTGATCATGGCGATTATTGTATTTGTTGTAAACAGCGCCGTCGATTTATCTTACCGCTATTTAAACCCGGAAATGCGGATCAAAGAAAGGAAAAACATCTCATGGAGGTAG
- a CDS encoding alpha/beta hydrolase has protein sequence MSSSGGTMLWLTGWSMPDAVFDGLRMMLPDFRHLSADLGSATSPEEITARAEQAALAARHAPALGETTVRHAHVLSDAASRIALASDETADSAAPALDKPAALRGPLLIAGWSLGGLLALRLAAQGLADGLVLLAATARFVRPKHETDRGWPDGYVRRMSAALAGDRQAVETQFRSILFTDAECESGLDASLPAAGSWTTPALLAGLDLLRREEQLTRLPEIDCPVLLVHGTDDKVCPFGAAQEMGELLPQAELIAAEGCGHVPFLGREAQTAEAVRRWWHNERRRQHG, from the coding sequence ATGAGCAGTTCCGGCGGAACGATGTTGTGGCTGACGGGATGGAGCATGCCGGATGCGGTATTTGACGGGCTGCGCATGATGCTGCCGGACTTTCGTCATTTGTCGGCGGATTTGGGCTCCGCGACATCTCCGGAGGAGATAACGGCGCGAGCCGAGCAAGCGGCGCTGGCCGCCCGGCATGCGCCTGCTTTGGGTGAAACGACCGTCCGGCATGCGCATGTCTTAAGTGATGCTGCCTCCCGAATTGCTCTCGCTTCGGATGAAACGGCCGATTCGGCAGCGCCCGCCCTGGATAAGCCGGCTGCTCTCCGCGGCCCGCTGCTGATCGCGGGCTGGTCGCTCGGCGGCCTGCTGGCGCTGCGGCTCGCCGCGCAGGGGCTCGCGGACGGCCTCGTGCTGCTCGCGGCAACCGCCCGTTTCGTCCGGCCGAAACATGAAACCGATCGCGGCTGGCCGGACGGATACGTTCGCAGGATGAGCGCTGCGCTTGCCGGCGACCGGCAGGCCGTCGAAACGCAGTTCCGCAGCATTCTGTTCACGGACGCGGAATGCGAATCCGGACTTGACGCGAGCCTTCCGGCAGCCGGCAGCTGGACGACGCCGGCGCTTCTGGCCGGTCTGGACCTGCTCCGCCGCGAGGAGCAGCTAACCCGGCTGCCGGAAATCGATTGCCCGGTTCTGCTCGTTCACGGCACGGACGATAAGGTCTGTCCGTTTGGCGCCGCCCAGGAGATGGGCGAGCTGCTGCCGCAAGCGGAGCTGATCGCGGCAGAAGGATGCGGGCATGTCCCGTTTCTGGGGCGGGAAGCCCAAACGGCTGAAGCGGTTAGGCGCTGGTGGCATAACGAACGAAGACGCCAGCATGGCTGA
- the bioF gene encoding 8-amino-7-oxononanoate synthase, whose protein sequence is MTMLNWMEQELEALAERSLERSLRTVSAAKDCQGYIESGGRKLLHLSSNDYLGLAGHPDIANAMRQALLDEGAGSGASRLVTGNRPPYARLEQALAVWQQSEAALVIANGYMANTGVIAALAGRGDVVFSDKLNHASIVDGVTLSRAEHARYRHNDMDHLRSLLHKHRDKRRKLIVTDAIFSMDGDQAQLRELAELKHEYGAMLMVDEAHSGGIYGARGEGLCAELGLHRQVDVHVGTFSKAFGVYGAYVSGSRTLIRWLTNKARPLIYSTALPPSLVAGISASLEIVQAEHWRRLRLREGSRLFRSRLAAAGLNVGAGDSPIVPVIVGDNAAALRFSSTLEAEGIAAVAIRPPTVPDGSARIRFSLSAVHTDEQLADAADRIIPIASGLGVVPR, encoded by the coding sequence ATGACCATGCTGAATTGGATGGAACAAGAGCTTGAGGCTTTGGCGGAGCGATCACTGGAACGATCGCTGCGTACCGTATCGGCTGCGAAGGATTGCCAAGGTTATATCGAGAGCGGGGGGCGAAAGCTGCTCCATCTGTCCTCCAATGACTACCTAGGGCTGGCCGGGCATCCCGACATTGCAAACGCGATGCGGCAGGCGCTGCTTGACGAAGGGGCCGGTTCCGGCGCCTCCCGCCTCGTGACGGGCAACCGGCCGCCTTACGCCCGTCTCGAACAAGCGCTTGCCGTCTGGCAGCAAAGCGAAGCTGCGCTTGTTATTGCAAACGGCTATATGGCGAATACCGGGGTCATTGCGGCGCTTGCGGGGCGGGGCGATGTTGTATTCAGCGATAAGCTGAACCATGCCAGCATCGTGGACGGCGTGACGCTGAGCCGCGCGGAGCATGCCCGGTACCGCCATAACGACATGGACCATTTGCGCTCGCTGCTGCACAAGCACCGCGACAAGCGGCGCAAATTAATCGTCACCGACGCGATCTTCTCGATGGACGGCGATCAGGCGCAGCTGCGCGAGCTTGCAGAGCTGAAGCACGAATACGGCGCGATGCTGATGGTGGACGAGGCGCACAGCGGCGGCATATATGGCGCGCGCGGCGAAGGATTGTGCGCCGAGCTCGGGCTGCACAGACAGGTGGACGTCCATGTCGGAACGTTCAGCAAAGCGTTCGGCGTCTACGGCGCTTATGTCAGCGGCAGCCGGACGCTTATCCGCTGGCTGACCAACAAGGCGCGGCCGCTCATATACTCGACCGCGCTGCCCCCTTCGCTCGTCGCCGGCATCTCGGCATCGCTGGAGATCGTGCAGGCGGAGCATTGGCGCCGCCTGCGGCTGCGGGAGGGAAGCCGGCTGTTCCGGTCCAGGCTTGCTGCAGCCGGATTGAACGTCGGGGCCGGCGATTCCCCGATTGTGCCGGTAATCGTCGGCGACAACGCGGCGGCGCTCCGCTTCAGCAGCACGCTCGAAGCCGAAGGCATCGCCGCCGTCGCGATCCGGCCTCCGACGGTGCCTGACGGCAGCGCGCGCATCCGCTTTTCGTTGTCGGCGGTCCACACCGATGAACAGCTGGCTGATGCTGCCGACAGGATTATCCCGATAGCGTCCGGCTTGGGGGTGGTGCCGCGATGA
- a CDS encoding malonyl-ACP O-methyltransferase, producing the protein MAGEKKSILRRFNRSAAGSYDTHALVQRSMADRLVHLLAARPVPAGGAAREPAVLEIGCGTGILTEKLLRHLPCASLTAIDLAPAMIEAAKQRVVTAAEATSAAETRGGADPARSCGSGLSHGCASDPGRGRGDDLTLRSRADDGTAPAIHFLAADVETWAAAAPAASFDLIVSNACFQWLRRPEETLGHLRRLLRPGGLLAFTTFGPDTFRELHAAFAAVYCACGLEPQRHGLSFRTVGEWKQMLKQAGFTNVQCDRSLQTECYPTVGDFLHSVKGVGASASEAQAPRGLGARRLFAGMYKEYERHFSIPGGVAATNDLLFIHAVLP; encoded by the coding sequence ATGGCTGGCGAAAAAAAATCGATTCTGCGGCGGTTTAACCGCAGCGCGGCGGGCTCATATGATACACACGCCCTCGTACAGCGAAGCATGGCGGACAGGCTTGTCCACTTGCTTGCTGCGCGGCCGGTGCCGGCGGGCGGCGCAGCGCGGGAGCCTGCCGTGCTCGAGATCGGCTGCGGCACCGGCATTCTGACCGAAAAGCTGCTGCGCCATCTGCCCTGCGCTTCGCTTACGGCGATTGATCTTGCGCCGGCAATGATCGAAGCGGCTAAACAGCGCGTAGTGACGGCTGCGGAGGCTACGTCGGCTGCGGAAACCCGAGGCGGGGCCGATCCGGCGCGCTCCTGCGGTTCAGGTCTGTCACACGGTTGCGCTTCCGATCCGGGGCGTGGCCGCGGTGATGACCTGACTCTCCGCAGCCGTGCCGACGACGGAACCGCTCCCGCCATCCATTTTCTCGCAGCCGACGTCGAAACGTGGGCGGCCGCTGCCCCCGCCGCTTCATTCGACCTCATCGTCTCGAATGCGTGCTTTCAATGGCTGCGCCGTCCGGAAGAGACGCTTGGGCACTTAAGGCGGCTGTTGCGTCCCGGCGGCCTGCTGGCGTTTACGACGTTTGGGCCGGATACGTTCCGCGAGCTGCACGCCGCGTTTGCCGCCGTTTACTGCGCTTGCGGCCTGGAGCCGCAGCGGCACGGCTTGTCGTTCCGAACAGTGGGGGAATGGAAGCAGATGCTCAAGCAAGCCGGATTCACAAACGTGCAATGCGATCGCTCGCTGCAAACGGAATGCTATCCGACCGTCGGCGATTTTCTGCACTCGGTCAAAGGGGTCGGAGCGAGCGCTTCCGAAGCGCAAGCTCCGCGCGGTCTGGGAGCACGGCGTCTGTTCGCAGGCATGTATAAAGAGTACGAACGTCATTTTTCCATCCCTGGTGGCGTCGCCGCCACTAACGATCTTCTTTTCATCCACGCCGTATTGCCTTGA
- the bioB gene encoding biotin synthase BioB: protein MTKIQAGLNWQQLAEKALGGYRLTMEEGLAVLEADNDDVLPILQAAFTVRKHFYGKKVKLNMIINAKSGLCPEDCGYCSQSIVSTAPVKKYTLLDKDTLLAGAREAMARKAGTYCIVAAGKGPTDKELGQVVEAVKEIRATMPLKICACLGILKEGQAEQLAEAGVHRYNHNLNTSKANYPSITTTHTYDQRVETVEKVKTHGMSPCSGVIIGMGETNEEIVEMAYALRELDADSIPVNFLNAIPGTPLENAGRTPAMKALKVLALFRFICPSKEIRVAGGREVNLRTLQPLSLYAANSIFVGDYLTTEGQEVTADHHIIEDLGFEIELSAL from the coding sequence ATGACCAAAATTCAAGCCGGCCTAAACTGGCAGCAGCTTGCCGAGAAAGCGCTCGGCGGCTACCGTTTAACGATGGAAGAAGGGCTCGCCGTGCTCGAGGCCGACAACGACGACGTGCTGCCGATTTTGCAGGCTGCTTTTACGGTACGCAAACACTTTTACGGCAAAAAAGTAAAGCTCAACATGATTATTAACGCCAAAAGCGGCCTTTGCCCCGAGGATTGCGGTTACTGCTCGCAGTCGATCGTTTCGACCGCTCCCGTAAAAAAATATACGCTGCTCGACAAAGACACGCTGCTGGCAGGGGCGCGCGAAGCGATGGCGCGCAAAGCGGGCACCTACTGCATTGTGGCGGCCGGGAAAGGGCCGACGGACAAGGAGCTCGGCCAGGTTGTCGAAGCGGTCAAAGAAATTCGCGCCACGATGCCGCTCAAAATTTGCGCATGTCTCGGCATTTTGAAGGAAGGACAGGCGGAGCAGCTGGCGGAAGCGGGCGTGCATCGCTACAACCACAACTTGAACACAAGCAAAGCGAACTACCCGTCGATCACGACGACCCATACGTACGACCAGCGCGTTGAAACGGTGGAAAAGGTTAAGACGCACGGCATGTCCCCCTGCTCCGGCGTCATTATCGGCATGGGCGAGACGAACGAGGAAATTGTCGAAATGGCATATGCGCTGCGGGAGCTCGATGCGGATTCGATCCCGGTCAATTTCCTGAACGCCATCCCGGGAACGCCGCTGGAAAACGCGGGCCGCACGCCGGCGATGAAAGCGCTGAAAGTGCTCGCTTTGTTCCGGTTTATTTGCCCGTCGAAAGAAATTCGCGTCGCCGGCGGCCGCGAAGTCAATCTGCGCACGCTGCAGCCGCTGTCGCTGTACGCAGCCAATTCGATTTTTGTCGGCGATTATTTGACGACGGAGGGCCAAGAGGTAACGGCCGATCATCATATTATTGAAGATTTGGGCTTTGAGATTGAACTTAGCGCCCTGTAA
- the bioA gene encoding adenosylmethionine--8-amino-7-oxononanoate transaminase codes for MNKAHLWHPFTQMKDYNNADPLIIERGEGVFLYDVQGRAYYDGFSSVWLNVHGHNVPELNEAITDQLGRVAHSTLLGMANVPAIELAEQLVRIAPKGLRKVFYSDSGATGVEIALKMAFQYWRNKGVCGKTAFVSMNEAYHGDTIGAVSVGAIPLYHETFRPLLFKPHLIPYPNAYRHEGGAAAAMEETLSALRLLLQTRAEEIAALIVEPIVQGAGGIIVMPPGCLREIAALCREYGVLLIADEVATGFGRTGAMFACDLEAVAPDLMVVGKGLTGGYLPVAVTLATDEVYGAFYADYEERKTFFHGHSFTGNPLGCAVALASLRLMEERNMVEGVRTKASFVERKLAPLLARRHVGDIRQQGLMIGIELVRDKESRAPYDWEERIGVRTTKRARELGMLTRPLGNVIVFIPPLASTEAELDAMTDILAEAIVSVTEEGWDG; via the coding sequence ATGAACAAGGCTCACTTATGGCATCCTTTTACGCAAATGAAGGACTACAATAACGCCGATCCGCTCATAATCGAACGCGGCGAAGGCGTCTTCCTTTACGATGTTCAAGGCCGGGCCTATTACGACGGGTTCTCGTCCGTGTGGCTCAATGTGCACGGGCACAACGTTCCGGAGCTGAACGAGGCGATTACGGACCAGCTTGGGCGCGTTGCTCATTCCACGCTGCTCGGCATGGCTAACGTCCCGGCCATCGAGCTCGCGGAGCAGCTGGTCCGGATCGCTCCGAAAGGATTGCGGAAAGTATTCTACTCCGATTCCGGAGCGACCGGCGTCGAAATAGCGCTCAAGATGGCGTTTCAATATTGGCGGAACAAAGGGGTGTGCGGCAAAACGGCGTTCGTCTCGATGAATGAGGCGTACCACGGCGATACGATCGGCGCGGTCAGTGTCGGCGCCATCCCGCTCTATCACGAAACGTTCCGTCCGCTGCTGTTCAAGCCGCACCTGATCCCGTATCCGAACGCCTACCGCCATGAAGGTGGCGCCGCTGCGGCGATGGAGGAGACACTGTCCGCGCTGCGGCTGCTGCTGCAGACGCGGGCGGAGGAGATTGCGGCGCTCATTGTGGAGCCGATCGTGCAAGGAGCCGGCGGCATTATTGTGATGCCGCCGGGCTGCCTGCGCGAAATCGCGGCGCTGTGCCGCGAGTACGGCGTGCTGCTGATCGCCGACGAAGTGGCGACCGGCTTCGGCCGCACGGGAGCGATGTTCGCCTGCGATCTCGAAGCGGTAGCGCCCGATTTGATGGTCGTCGGCAAAGGGCTGACCGGCGGATATTTGCCGGTCGCGGTGACGCTGGCGACGGACGAAGTATACGGCGCTTTTTATGCCGATTATGAGGAGCGGAAAACGTTCTTCCACGGCCATTCCTTTACGGGTAATCCGCTTGGCTGTGCGGTCGCGCTCGCAAGCCTGCGGCTTATGGAAGAGCGGAACATGGTCGAGGGCGTCCGGACGAAAGCATCGTTTGTGGAGCGGAAGCTGGCTCCGCTGCTTGCGCGCAGACATGTCGGCGACATCCGCCAGCAGGGACTGATGATCGGCATCGAGCTTGTGCGCGATAAAGAGTCGCGCGCGCCTTACGATTGGGAGGAGCGGATCGGCGTCCGTACGACGAAGCGCGCCCGCGAGCTCGGCATGCTGACGAGGCCGCTCGGCAACGTCATTGTTTTCATTCCGCCGCTTGCGAGCACCGAGGCCGAGCTTGACGCCATGACCGATATTTTGGCCGAAGCGATCGTGAGTGTGACCGAGGAAGGCTGGGACGGATAA
- the nikC gene encoding nickel transporter permease, translating into MAVLLIAAAAYAFLVLKHDPSLVNLTGRLLPMSLEHPLGTDHLGRDVLTRLLLGAQLTVGYSVLSLLIAVVIGLPFGLLAGFKGGMVDRILMRIADAFLSFPDTIVAIVLSGLLGAGIENLLLAIVLVKWVSYTRLVRSTVLTERQKDYVTIAKINGLGSGRIMIKHLFPHVIGNVLVLASLDLGKIILVISSLSYIGLGAQPPAPEWGAMLNDARPFFQSNPALMIYPGLAIVWVVLLSNLLGDYLRDRFDVKKEVGR; encoded by the coding sequence ATGGCCGTGTTGTTGATTGCTGCCGCTGCATACGCCTTCCTTGTGCTGAAGCACGACCCGTCGCTTGTCAACCTGACCGGACGATTGCTGCCGATGAGCTTGGAACATCCGCTCGGAACGGATCATCTGGGGCGAGACGTCTTGACGCGTCTGCTGCTGGGAGCGCAGCTGACGGTTGGATACAGTGTCTTATCGCTGCTCATTGCGGTTGTCATCGGGTTGCCGTTCGGTCTGCTGGCCGGCTTTAAAGGCGGCATGGTGGACCGGATTTTGATGCGGATCGCCGACGCCTTTTTGTCATTTCCGGATACGATCGTGGCGATCGTGCTCAGCGGTCTGCTTGGCGCGGGCATTGAAAATTTGCTGCTGGCGATTGTACTTGTGAAATGGGTCAGTTATACCCGTCTGGTCCGCAGCACCGTATTGACAGAACGGCAGAAAGATTATGTTACGATCGCGAAAATTAACGGTCTTGGCTCCGGGCGGATTATGATTAAGCATTTGTTTCCGCATGTGATCGGGAACGTGCTTGTGCTTGCCAGCCTCGATTTAGGAAAAATCATTCTGGTCATTTCTTCTCTTTCCTACATCGGACTCGGCGCTCAGCCTCCGGCACCCGAATGGGGGGCGATGCTCAATGACGCCCGTCCGTTCTTTCAATCCAATCCGGCGTTGATGATTTATCCCGGACTTGCGATTGTGTGGGTCGTTCTCCTGTCCAACTTGCTTGGAGATTATTTGCGCGACCGATTTGATGTGAAAAAGGAGGTCGGACGATGA